In the genome of Anaerohalosphaeraceae bacterium, one region contains:
- a CDS encoding ACT domain-containing protein, which translates to MVSRKSEKKKVSQICIVTVTGKDKVGIIARIANTMAKANINIIDVSQRIMEDYFVMTMAIDITEATIELEKLQAQLNKIARQMDLTITLQHENIFKMMHRV; encoded by the coding sequence ATGGTCTCTCGAAAGAGTGAGAAAAAGAAGGTTTCCCAAATCTGCATTGTCACTGTCACCGGCAAAGACAAAGTCGGCATCATCGCCCGGATTGCCAATACGATGGCCAAAGCCAATATCAATATCATCGATGTCAGCCAGCGGATTATGGAAGACTACTTTGTAATGACGATGGCCATCGACATCACGGAGGCGACCATTGAACTGGAAAAACTCCAGGCCCAGCTGAACAAAATTGCCCGCCAGATGGACCTGACCATCACCCTCCAGCACGAAAACATCTTCAAAATGATGCATCGCGTCTGA